From the Brachyhypopomus gauderio isolate BG-103 chromosome 5, BGAUD_0.2, whole genome shotgun sequence genome, one window contains:
- the prnprs3 gene encoding prion protein, related sequence 3 isoform X2, whose amino-acid sequence MLLTMNRLAVLCVCLSLMVLVVAKRGGGGGFKGGFGWGKGSSTGNKGTNTGSKGGSNTRGSSSGGTHSQPANYPRQPQVPNQNPPPYPGAGGSSPGRGGVGGYPNQGGHPGQGGYPGQGGYPGQGGYPGQGGYPRQGGYPGQGGYPGQGGYPGQGGYPGQGGYPGQGGYPGQGGYPRQGGYPGQGGYPGQGGYPGQGGYPGQGGYPGRAGGYGNPYPQGGSYPGYPVRGASYPGSNPSQFGGAGGYAGAPQYPYWNPNNKIISPRYGGSYGYGSYGAGGSPFAQSVQSMGRGPSIKSKGFAKQAVMAAGVGAVAGMAIGYGLGSFPRPHFSFNNPHEEYYYNNYMYRRYGTRPSDSNTDPSSPGGKPGDPQSRNTDPGAGNAYELFQNPPPQSYDNFMDNCMKRQDLLKEEQVKRNKRATEDSQSPGVADGGKQVQGDDLPEKEKSDGTTDAEVPGSSNGTSESIAEGSPSSASTDFPSAAKLTGATDPPTQSQEKRTDEKSEEEEDTVSIMEIGYPALIEQLKARRCVELYMVSVEYHAQRQAQERSAGGAGGSSGGGGSGGAGGASSGGGALPRPLGHGVILVLSSTLPLLLGSLLLH is encoded by the exons ATGTTATTGACT ATGAATCGACTGGCGGTGCTGtgcgtctgtctgtctttgATGGTTTTAGTCGTGGCCAAgcgaggaggaggtggaggttttAAAGGTGGATTCGGCTGGGGTAAAGGAAGCAGCACAGGTAATAAAGGAACAAACACTGGAAGCAAAGGAGGCAGTAACACAAGGGGGTCATCATCAGGAGGGACACATTCTCAGCCGGCAAATTATCCTCGTCAGCCTCAGGTTCCTAATCAAAACCCCCCACCATACCCTGGCGCGGGCGGCTCCTCTCCTGGAAGAGGGGGTGTTGGAGGATACCCCAATCAAGGAGGGCACCCAGGTCAAGGTGGTTACCCGGGACAAGGTGGCTACCCGGGACAAGGTGGCTACCCGGGACAAGGTGGTTACCCGAGACAAGGAGGCTACCCTGGACAGGGTGGCTACCCGGGACAAGGAGGCTACCCAGGACAAGGAGGCTACCCAGGACAAGGAGGCTACCCGGGACAAGGAGGCTACCCGGGACAAGGTGGCTACCCGAGACAAGGTGGCTACCCGGGTCAAGGTGGCTACCCGGGTCAAGGTGGCTACCCGGGACAAGGTGGCTACCCGGGACAAGGTGGCTACCCAGGAAGAGCGGGGGGGTATGGCAACCCTTATCCTCAAGGAGGCTCTTACCCTGGCTACCCAGTCCGGGGAGCATCGTATCCTGGTTCCAACCCCAGCCAATTTGGTGGTGCAGGAGGTTATGCTGGAGCACCACAATACCCCTACTGGAACCCCAACAACAAAATAATCAGCCCTCGCTATGGGGGCAGCTATGGATATGGTAGTTATGGAGCCGGTGGTTCCCCTTTTGCACAGTCTGTGCAAAGTATGGGCAGGGGTCCCTCTATAAAGTCAAAGGGATTTGCTAAGCAAGCAGTAATGGCTGCTGGAGTTGGAGCTGTGGCTGGCATGGCCATAGGTTACGGCCTGGGCAGTTTCCCCCGCCCGCACTTTTCCTTTAACAATCCACATGAAGAATATTATTACAACAACTACATGTACAGACGCTATGGCACCAGACCCTCTGACAGTAACACAGACCCCAGCTCTCCAGGTGGTAAACCAGGTGATCCTCAGTCACGCAACACTGATCCAGGAGCCGGTAATGCTTATGAACTCTTCCAGAATCCTCCACCACAGTCCTATGACAACTTCATGGATAACTGTATGAAGAGGCAGGACTTGTTaaaagaggagcaggtgaaaaGGAATAAAAGAGCTACTGAAGACTCTCAGTCCCCTGGTGTTGCAGATGGTGGAAAGCAGGTTCAAGGAGATGATCTTCCAGAAAAAGAGAAGTCAGACGGAACAACAGATGCTGAAGTCCCAGGCAGCAGTAATGGTACAAGTGAAAGCATAGCGGAAGGATCCCCGAGCAGCGCCAGCACGGATTTCCCCTCGGCCGCAAAACTCACGGGTGCCACGGACCCCCCCACGCAGTCCCAGGAGAAGAGAACGGATGAGAagagcgaggaagaggaggacaccGTGAGCATAATGGAGATCGGCTACCCCGCCCTGATCGAGCAGCTGAAAGCCAGACGCTGCGTTGAGCTGTATATGGTTAGCGTGGAGTACCATGCTCAGCGTCAGGCCCAAGAGCGCAGCGCTGGTGGCGCTGGTGGcagcagtggtggtggtggcagcGGTGGTGCGGGCGGGGCCTCTTCAGGAGGCGGAGCACTGCCCAGGCCCCTAGGCCACGGGGTGATTCTAGTGCTGAGCAGCACCCTGCCTCTTCTCCTCGGCTCCCTGCTGTTACACTGA
- the prnprs3 gene encoding prion protein, related sequence 3 isoform X1: protein MVIGHCAQPCTARLRVILHNSSYIYTPVFNSNPSTSQDNGLETSVFTKMNRLAVLCVCLSLMVLVVAKRGGGGGFKGGFGWGKGSSTGNKGTNTGSKGGSNTRGSSSGGTHSQPANYPRQPQVPNQNPPPYPGAGGSSPGRGGVGGYPNQGGHPGQGGYPGQGGYPGQGGYPGQGGYPRQGGYPGQGGYPGQGGYPGQGGYPGQGGYPGQGGYPGQGGYPRQGGYPGQGGYPGQGGYPGQGGYPGQGGYPGRAGGYGNPYPQGGSYPGYPVRGASYPGSNPSQFGGAGGYAGAPQYPYWNPNNKIISPRYGGSYGYGSYGAGGSPFAQSVQSMGRGPSIKSKGFAKQAVMAAGVGAVAGMAIGYGLGSFPRPHFSFNNPHEEYYYNNYMYRRYGTRPSDSNTDPSSPGGKPGDPQSRNTDPGAGNAYELFQNPPPQSYDNFMDNCMKRQDLLKEEQVKRNKRATEDSQSPGVADGGKQVQGDDLPEKEKSDGTTDAEVPGSSNGTSESIAEGSPSSASTDFPSAAKLTGATDPPTQSQEKRTDEKSEEEEDTVSIMEIGYPALIEQLKARRCVELYMVSVEYHAQRQAQERSAGGAGGSSGGGGSGGAGGASSGGGALPRPLGHGVILVLSSTLPLLLGSLLLH from the exons ATGGTAATAGGTCATTGTGCCCAACCCTGCACTGCTCGGCTGCGCGTCATCCTGCACAACTCGAGTTACATTTACACGCCAGTGTTTAACTCAAACCCTTCTACGTCACAGGATAACGGGCTCGAGACCAGCGTTTTTACAAAG ATGAATCGACTGGCGGTGCTGtgcgtctgtctgtctttgATGGTTTTAGTCGTGGCCAAgcgaggaggaggtggaggttttAAAGGTGGATTCGGCTGGGGTAAAGGAAGCAGCACAGGTAATAAAGGAACAAACACTGGAAGCAAAGGAGGCAGTAACACAAGGGGGTCATCATCAGGAGGGACACATTCTCAGCCGGCAAATTATCCTCGTCAGCCTCAGGTTCCTAATCAAAACCCCCCACCATACCCTGGCGCGGGCGGCTCCTCTCCTGGAAGAGGGGGTGTTGGAGGATACCCCAATCAAGGAGGGCACCCAGGTCAAGGTGGTTACCCGGGACAAGGTGGCTACCCGGGACAAGGTGGCTACCCGGGACAAGGTGGTTACCCGAGACAAGGAGGCTACCCTGGACAGGGTGGCTACCCGGGACAAGGAGGCTACCCAGGACAAGGAGGCTACCCAGGACAAGGAGGCTACCCGGGACAAGGAGGCTACCCGGGACAAGGTGGCTACCCGAGACAAGGTGGCTACCCGGGTCAAGGTGGCTACCCGGGTCAAGGTGGCTACCCGGGACAAGGTGGCTACCCGGGACAAGGTGGCTACCCAGGAAGAGCGGGGGGGTATGGCAACCCTTATCCTCAAGGAGGCTCTTACCCTGGCTACCCAGTCCGGGGAGCATCGTATCCTGGTTCCAACCCCAGCCAATTTGGTGGTGCAGGAGGTTATGCTGGAGCACCACAATACCCCTACTGGAACCCCAACAACAAAATAATCAGCCCTCGCTATGGGGGCAGCTATGGATATGGTAGTTATGGAGCCGGTGGTTCCCCTTTTGCACAGTCTGTGCAAAGTATGGGCAGGGGTCCCTCTATAAAGTCAAAGGGATTTGCTAAGCAAGCAGTAATGGCTGCTGGAGTTGGAGCTGTGGCTGGCATGGCCATAGGTTACGGCCTGGGCAGTTTCCCCCGCCCGCACTTTTCCTTTAACAATCCACATGAAGAATATTATTACAACAACTACATGTACAGACGCTATGGCACCAGACCCTCTGACAGTAACACAGACCCCAGCTCTCCAGGTGGTAAACCAGGTGATCCTCAGTCACGCAACACTGATCCAGGAGCCGGTAATGCTTATGAACTCTTCCAGAATCCTCCACCACAGTCCTATGACAACTTCATGGATAACTGTATGAAGAGGCAGGACTTGTTaaaagaggagcaggtgaaaaGGAATAAAAGAGCTACTGAAGACTCTCAGTCCCCTGGTGTTGCAGATGGTGGAAAGCAGGTTCAAGGAGATGATCTTCCAGAAAAAGAGAAGTCAGACGGAACAACAGATGCTGAAGTCCCAGGCAGCAGTAATGGTACAAGTGAAAGCATAGCGGAAGGATCCCCGAGCAGCGCCAGCACGGATTTCCCCTCGGCCGCAAAACTCACGGGTGCCACGGACCCCCCCACGCAGTCCCAGGAGAAGAGAACGGATGAGAagagcgaggaagaggaggacaccGTGAGCATAATGGAGATCGGCTACCCCGCCCTGATCGAGCAGCTGAAAGCCAGACGCTGCGTTGAGCTGTATATGGTTAGCGTGGAGTACCATGCTCAGCGTCAGGCCCAAGAGCGCAGCGCTGGTGGCGCTGGTGGcagcagtggtggtggtggcagcGGTGGTGCGGGCGGGGCCTCTTCAGGAGGCGGAGCACTGCCCAGGCCCCTAGGCCACGGGGTGATTCTAGTGCTGAGCAGCACCCTGCCTCTTCTCCTCGGCTCCCTGCTGTTACACTGA